In the genome of Paramisgurnus dabryanus chromosome 18, PD_genome_1.1, whole genome shotgun sequence, one region contains:
- the capn5b gene encoding calpain-5 isoform X3, producing MFSSVKAFEGQQYSTLKRQCLQSGVLFEDPLFPAVDDSLFYQGNRIGRVHWKRPGELCDDPHLFVDGISAHDLHQGQLGNCWFVAACSSLASRESLWQKVIPDWKDQEWDTEKADSYAGIFHFRFWRFGEWVDVVIDDRLPTLDNQLVYCHSNDSNEFWSALVEKAYAKVYGCYEALDGGNTADALVDFTGGVSEPMDLLEGQFAQDEVARNQLFERVLKVHNRDGLISCSIRATTVEDMEARLECGLVKGHAYAVTDVRKVRLGHGLLAYFKSAKLQMIRMRNPWGEKEWSGPWSDRMNFEDFCHYFTDLILCRLINTSYLSIHKTWEEEVMRGSWIHRDEPLRNRAGGCINHKATFLQNPQYVFDVRKVEDEVLICLQQKERRATPKEGKGENLAIGFDIHRVELNRKYRMHSAQQKVAGSIYINSRCVFLRKELKEGRYVIIPTTFDPCQKGEFLLRVFTDVPSDCKELTLDEPPQTCWTGMCGYPQLVTQVHVLSAEGLEGQDSNGASDPYVIITCEGEKVRSPVHKDTRCPNFDIKGIFYRKKPKEGIHIEIYNKNVIVDTFLGQVTLFSDPNDRQEQHTVHLKDKGSRQDNNLPGTLTFPSRCGVTRRSTRLQRL from the exons GAGCTATGCGATGATCCTCATTTGTTTGTGGATGGGATCAGCGCCCATGACCTGCATCAAGGGCAGCTGGGAAACTGCTGGTTTGTGGCGGCCTGCTCCAGCTTGGCTTCCCGAGAATCCCTGTGGCAGAAA GTTATCCCTGACTGGAAAGACCAGGAATGGGATACGGAGAAGGCAGACTCCTATGCCGGCATTTTCCACTTCCGCTTCTGGCGGTTTGGTGAATGGGTGGACGTGGTGATAGATGACCGTCTTCCCACATTGGATAATCAGCTGGTGTACTGCCATTCAAATGACAGCAATGAGTTCTGGAGTGCCCTTGTAGAAAAGGCATATGCCAA AGTTTATGGTTGCTATGAAGCCCTGGATGGTGGAAACACAGCCGATGCTCTGGTGGACTTTACTGGGGGCGTGTCGGAGCCCATGGATCTCTTGGAGGGCCAGTTTGCTCAGGATGAAGTTGCCAGGAACCAGCTGTTCGAGAGAGTGCTCAAGGTCCACAATCGAGATGGTCTCATCAGTTGCTCTATCAGG GCAACCACTGTGGAGGATATGGAGGCTAGATTGGAATGTGGCCTGGTTAAAGGCCATGCCTATGCAGTGACTGATGTTCGCAAGGTCCGCCTGGGACATGGCCTGCTGGCCTACTTTAAGTCAGCGAAGCTACAGATGATCCGCATGAGGAATCCCTGGGGGGAGAAAGAGTGGAGTGGACCCTGGAGTGATAG GATGAACTTTGAAGATTTCTGTCACTACTTTACCGACCTGATTCTGTGTCGATTGATAAACACATCCTACTTGAGTATTCACAAGACCTGGGAAGAAGAGGTAATGAGGGGCTCCTGGATCCATCGAGACGAGCCTCTCCGTAACCGTGCAGGAGGCTGTATTAACCATAAAGCCACATTTCTACAAAACCCACAG TATGTTTTTGATGTGAGAAAAGTGGAGGACGAGGTGCTAATCTGCCTGCAGCAAAAGGAACGCAGAGCAACTCCCAAAGAGGGCAAAGGCGAGAATCTGGCCATTGGATTTGACATTCACAGG GTGGAGTTGAATAGAAAATACAGAATGCACTCAGCTCAGCAGAAGGTCGCAGGTTCAATCTACATCAACTCTCGCTGTGTCTTTCTAAGAAAAGAGCTAAAGGAGGGGCGTTACGTCATTATCCCCACAACCTTTGACCCCTGTCAAAAAGGAGAGTTCCTGCTCCGTGTCTTCACTGACGTGCCTTCTGACTGCAA AGAGTTAACTCTAGATGAGCCTCCGCAGACATGCTGGACGGGTATGTGTGGTTACCCTCAGCTGGTCACACAGGTGCATGTGCTAAGTGCCGAGGGCCTCGAAGGTCAAGACTCCAATGGAG cttctgacccgtacgtgaTCATTACCTGTGAGGGGGAGAAGGTCCGCTCTCCCGTGCACAAAGACACACGCTGCCCAAATTTTGACATCAAGGGAATATTCTATCGCAAAAAGCCAAAGGAAGGCATTCACATTGAG ATCTACAATAAGAATGTGATTGTTGACACCTTCCTGGGTCAGGTGACTCTCTTTAGTGACCCAAACGACCGTCAAGAGCAGCACACAGTCCACCTAAAAGACAAGGGCAGTCGTCAAGACAACAACCTACCCGGCACGCTGACT TTCCCCTCAAGATGTGGAGTGACGCGGAGATCCACCCGATTACAAAGACTTTGA
- the capn5b gene encoding calpain-5 isoform X2, which produces MFSSVKAFEGQQYSTLKRQCLQSGVLFEDPLFPAVDDSLFYQGNRIGRVHWKRPGELCDDPHLFVDGISAHDLHQGQLGNCWFVAACSSLASRESLWQKVIPDWKDQEWDTEKADSYAGIFHFRFWRFGEWVDVVIDDRLPTLDNQLVYCHSNDSNEFWSALVEKAYAKVYGCYEALDGGNTADALVDFTGGVSEPMDLLEGQFAQDEVARNQLFERVLKVHNRDGLISCSIRATTVEDMEARLECGLVKGHAYAVTDVRKVRLGHGLLAYFKSAKLQMIRMRNPWGEKEWSGPWSDSSEEWKKVSKSEREKLGVTVQDDGEFWMNFEDFCHYFTDLILCRLINTSYLSIHKTWEEEVMRGSWIHRDEPLRNRAGGCINHKATFLQNPQYVFDVRKVEDEVLICLQQKERRATPKEGKGENLAIGFDIHRVELNRKYRMHSAQQKVAGSIYINSRCVFLRKELKEGRYVIIPTTFDPCQKGEFLLRVFTDVPSDCKELTLDEPPQTCWTGMCGYPQLVTQVHVLSAEGLEGQDSNGASDPYVIITCEGEKVRSPVHKDTRCPNFDIKGIFYRKKPKEGIHIEIYNKNVIVDTFLGQVTLFSDPNDRQEQHTVHLKDKGSRQDNNLPGTLTVRVITCTTLIHI; this is translated from the exons GAGCTATGCGATGATCCTCATTTGTTTGTGGATGGGATCAGCGCCCATGACCTGCATCAAGGGCAGCTGGGAAACTGCTGGTTTGTGGCGGCCTGCTCCAGCTTGGCTTCCCGAGAATCCCTGTGGCAGAAA GTTATCCCTGACTGGAAAGACCAGGAATGGGATACGGAGAAGGCAGACTCCTATGCCGGCATTTTCCACTTCCGCTTCTGGCGGTTTGGTGAATGGGTGGACGTGGTGATAGATGACCGTCTTCCCACATTGGATAATCAGCTGGTGTACTGCCATTCAAATGACAGCAATGAGTTCTGGAGTGCCCTTGTAGAAAAGGCATATGCCAA AGTTTATGGTTGCTATGAAGCCCTGGATGGTGGAAACACAGCCGATGCTCTGGTGGACTTTACTGGGGGCGTGTCGGAGCCCATGGATCTCTTGGAGGGCCAGTTTGCTCAGGATGAAGTTGCCAGGAACCAGCTGTTCGAGAGAGTGCTCAAGGTCCACAATCGAGATGGTCTCATCAGTTGCTCTATCAGG GCAACCACTGTGGAGGATATGGAGGCTAGATTGGAATGTGGCCTGGTTAAAGGCCATGCCTATGCAGTGACTGATGTTCGCAAGGTCCGCCTGGGACATGGCCTGCTGGCCTACTTTAAGTCAGCGAAGCTACAGATGATCCGCATGAGGAATCCCTGGGGGGAGAAAGAGTGGAGTGGACCCTGGAGTGATAG CTCAGAAGAGTGGAAGAAGGTGAgcaagagtgagagagagaagcTTGGCGTCACCGTTCAGGACGATGGAGAGTTTTG GATGAACTTTGAAGATTTCTGTCACTACTTTACCGACCTGATTCTGTGTCGATTGATAAACACATCCTACTTGAGTATTCACAAGACCTGGGAAGAAGAGGTAATGAGGGGCTCCTGGATCCATCGAGACGAGCCTCTCCGTAACCGTGCAGGAGGCTGTATTAACCATAAAGCCACATTTCTACAAAACCCACAG TATGTTTTTGATGTGAGAAAAGTGGAGGACGAGGTGCTAATCTGCCTGCAGCAAAAGGAACGCAGAGCAACTCCCAAAGAGGGCAAAGGCGAGAATCTGGCCATTGGATTTGACATTCACAGG GTGGAGTTGAATAGAAAATACAGAATGCACTCAGCTCAGCAGAAGGTCGCAGGTTCAATCTACATCAACTCTCGCTGTGTCTTTCTAAGAAAAGAGCTAAAGGAGGGGCGTTACGTCATTATCCCCACAACCTTTGACCCCTGTCAAAAAGGAGAGTTCCTGCTCCGTGTCTTCACTGACGTGCCTTCTGACTGCAA AGAGTTAACTCTAGATGAGCCTCCGCAGACATGCTGGACGGGTATGTGTGGTTACCCTCAGCTGGTCACACAGGTGCATGTGCTAAGTGCCGAGGGCCTCGAAGGTCAAGACTCCAATGGAG cttctgacccgtacgtgaTCATTACCTGTGAGGGGGAGAAGGTCCGCTCTCCCGTGCACAAAGACACACGCTGCCCAAATTTTGACATCAAGGGAATATTCTATCGCAAAAAGCCAAAGGAAGGCATTCACATTGAG ATCTACAATAAGAATGTGATTGTTGACACCTTCCTGGGTCAGGTGACTCTCTTTAGTGACCCAAACGACCGTCAAGAGCAGCACACAGTCCACCTAAAAGACAAGGGCAGTCGTCAAGACAACAACCTACCCGGCACGCTGACTGTGCGTGTTATCACCTGCACCACTTTAATCCACATCTGA
- the capn5b gene encoding calpain-5 isoform X1, with translation MFSSVKAFEGQQYSTLKRQCLQSGVLFEDPLFPAVDDSLFYQGNRIGRVHWKRPGELCDDPHLFVDGISAHDLHQGQLGNCWFVAACSSLASRESLWQKVIPDWKDQEWDTEKADSYAGIFHFRFWRFGEWVDVVIDDRLPTLDNQLVYCHSNDSNEFWSALVEKAYAKVYGCYEALDGGNTADALVDFTGGVSEPMDLLEGQFAQDEVARNQLFERVLKVHNRDGLISCSIRATTVEDMEARLECGLVKGHAYAVTDVRKVRLGHGLLAYFKSAKLQMIRMRNPWGEKEWSGPWSDSSEEWKKVSKSEREKLGVTVQDDGEFWMNFEDFCHYFTDLILCRLINTSYLSIHKTWEEEVMRGSWIHRDEPLRNRAGGCINHKATFLQNPQYVFDVRKVEDEVLICLQQKERRATPKEGKGENLAIGFDIHRVELNRKYRMHSAQQKVAGSIYINSRCVFLRKELKEGRYVIIPTTFDPCQKGEFLLRVFTDVPSDCKELTLDEPPQTCWTGMCGYPQLVTQVHVLSAEGLEGQDSNGASDPYVIITCEGEKVRSPVHKDTRCPNFDIKGIFYRKKPKEGIHIEIYNKNVIVDTFLGQVTLFSDPNDRQEQHTVHLKDKGSRQDNNLPGTLTFPSRCGVTRRSTRLQRL, from the exons GAGCTATGCGATGATCCTCATTTGTTTGTGGATGGGATCAGCGCCCATGACCTGCATCAAGGGCAGCTGGGAAACTGCTGGTTTGTGGCGGCCTGCTCCAGCTTGGCTTCCCGAGAATCCCTGTGGCAGAAA GTTATCCCTGACTGGAAAGACCAGGAATGGGATACGGAGAAGGCAGACTCCTATGCCGGCATTTTCCACTTCCGCTTCTGGCGGTTTGGTGAATGGGTGGACGTGGTGATAGATGACCGTCTTCCCACATTGGATAATCAGCTGGTGTACTGCCATTCAAATGACAGCAATGAGTTCTGGAGTGCCCTTGTAGAAAAGGCATATGCCAA AGTTTATGGTTGCTATGAAGCCCTGGATGGTGGAAACACAGCCGATGCTCTGGTGGACTTTACTGGGGGCGTGTCGGAGCCCATGGATCTCTTGGAGGGCCAGTTTGCTCAGGATGAAGTTGCCAGGAACCAGCTGTTCGAGAGAGTGCTCAAGGTCCACAATCGAGATGGTCTCATCAGTTGCTCTATCAGG GCAACCACTGTGGAGGATATGGAGGCTAGATTGGAATGTGGCCTGGTTAAAGGCCATGCCTATGCAGTGACTGATGTTCGCAAGGTCCGCCTGGGACATGGCCTGCTGGCCTACTTTAAGTCAGCGAAGCTACAGATGATCCGCATGAGGAATCCCTGGGGGGAGAAAGAGTGGAGTGGACCCTGGAGTGATAG CTCAGAAGAGTGGAAGAAGGTGAgcaagagtgagagagagaagcTTGGCGTCACCGTTCAGGACGATGGAGAGTTTTG GATGAACTTTGAAGATTTCTGTCACTACTTTACCGACCTGATTCTGTGTCGATTGATAAACACATCCTACTTGAGTATTCACAAGACCTGGGAAGAAGAGGTAATGAGGGGCTCCTGGATCCATCGAGACGAGCCTCTCCGTAACCGTGCAGGAGGCTGTATTAACCATAAAGCCACATTTCTACAAAACCCACAG TATGTTTTTGATGTGAGAAAAGTGGAGGACGAGGTGCTAATCTGCCTGCAGCAAAAGGAACGCAGAGCAACTCCCAAAGAGGGCAAAGGCGAGAATCTGGCCATTGGATTTGACATTCACAGG GTGGAGTTGAATAGAAAATACAGAATGCACTCAGCTCAGCAGAAGGTCGCAGGTTCAATCTACATCAACTCTCGCTGTGTCTTTCTAAGAAAAGAGCTAAAGGAGGGGCGTTACGTCATTATCCCCACAACCTTTGACCCCTGTCAAAAAGGAGAGTTCCTGCTCCGTGTCTTCACTGACGTGCCTTCTGACTGCAA AGAGTTAACTCTAGATGAGCCTCCGCAGACATGCTGGACGGGTATGTGTGGTTACCCTCAGCTGGTCACACAGGTGCATGTGCTAAGTGCCGAGGGCCTCGAAGGTCAAGACTCCAATGGAG cttctgacccgtacgtgaTCATTACCTGTGAGGGGGAGAAGGTCCGCTCTCCCGTGCACAAAGACACACGCTGCCCAAATTTTGACATCAAGGGAATATTCTATCGCAAAAAGCCAAAGGAAGGCATTCACATTGAG ATCTACAATAAGAATGTGATTGTTGACACCTTCCTGGGTCAGGTGACTCTCTTTAGTGACCCAAACGACCGTCAAGAGCAGCACACAGTCCACCTAAAAGACAAGGGCAGTCGTCAAGACAACAACCTACCCGGCACGCTGACT TTCCCCTCAAGATGTGGAGTGACGCGGAGATCCACCCGATTACAAAGACTTTGA